Proteins encoded in a region of the Buteo buteo chromosome 11, bButBut1.hap1.1, whole genome shotgun sequence genome:
- the GATAD2B gene encoding transcriptional repressor p66-beta, whose product MDRMTEDALRLNLLKRSLDQADDRDDVLAKRLKMEGHEAMERLKMLALLKRKDLSGIEVPHELPVKQDGVKVYEEKLNGSLRPHGDGRTAGRPGKENINDEPVDMSARRSDQDRGRLTPSPDIIVLSDNEASSPRSSSRMEERLKAANLEMFKGKSIEERQQLIKQLRDELRLEEARLVLLKKLRQSQLQKENVVQKTPVVQNAASIVQPSPAHVGQQGLSKLPSRPGAQGVEPQNLRTLQGHSVIRSATNTTLPHMLMSQRVIAPNPAQLQGQRVPPKPGLIRTTTPSMNPAINYQPQSSSSVPCQRTSSSAIYMNLASHIQPGTVNRVSSPLPSPSALNDAANSQAAAKLALRKQLEKTLLEIPPPKPPAPLLHFLPSAANSEFIYMVGLEEVVQSVIDSQGKSCASLLRVEPFVCAQCRTDFTPHWKQEKNGKILCEQCMTSNQKKALKAEHTNRLKNAFVKALQQEQEIEQRLQQQAALSPTAAPAVSSVSKQENIMRHHTLRQAPQPQSTLQRGIPTSARSMLSNFAQAPQLSVAGGLLGMPGVNIAYLNAGIGGHKASSLADRQREYLLDMIPPRSISQSISGQK is encoded by the exons ATGGACAGAATGACGGAAGATGCTCTGCGCCTGAACCTCTTGAAACGGAGCTTGGACCAAGCAGATGATCGGGATGATGTCCTGGCAAAGAGATTGAAAATGGAAGGACATGAGGCGATGGAGCGCCTGAAGatgctggcactgctgaagaGGAAGGACCTCTCGGGCATTGAGGTGCCCCACGAGCTCCCGGTGAAACAGGATGGTGTGAAAGTctatgaagaaaagctgaatgGGAGCCTTAGGCCCCATGGGGATGGCAGGACTGCAGGGAGgccagggaaggaaaacattaaTGATGAGCCAGTGGATATGAGCGCAAGGAGAAG TGACCAGGACAGGGGACGATTAACCCCTTCACCAGATATAATTGTCCTCTCCGATAATGAGGCATCCAGTCCCCGTTCCAGCTCTCGTATGGAGGAAAGACTTAAGGCAGCAAATCTTGAAATGTTTAAG GGTAAAAGCATAGAGGAGCGACAGCAGCTGATCAAGCAGCTTCGGGATGAGCTACGGCTGGAGGAGGCCAGGCTTGTGTTGCtgaagaaactgaggcaaagtCAGCTGCAAAAGGAGAATGTGGTACAGAAG ACTCCAGTTGTCCAGAATGCGGCATCTATTGTCCAGCCATCTCCTGCTCACGTGGGACAGCAGGGACTGTCCAAGCTTCCCTCCAGGCCTGGAGCTCAGGGGGTTGAGCCTCAGAACTTAAGGACATTACAG GGTCACAGTGTCATTAGGTCTGCCACAAATACGACTCTGCCCCATATGCTTATGTCGCAGCGCGTGATTGCTCCGAACCCTGCCCAGTTACAAGGGCAGCGGGTTCCTCCTAAACCTGGCCTCATCCGCACTACAACTCCAAGCATGAATCCAGCCATCAACTACCAACCG caATCAAGTTCTTCTGTTCCTTGCCAGCGTACGTCGTCTTCAGCCATCTATATGAACCTTGCCTCTCACATCCAGCCTGGCACTGTGAACAGGGTGTCGTCTCCACTCCCCAGCCCTAGTGCTCTGAACGATGCCGCCAACTCCCAGGCAGCTGCCAAGCTTGCCCTCCGCAAGCAGCTTGAAAAGACACTGCTGGAGATCCCACCCCCGAAGCCACCCGCTCCCCTGCTGCATTTCTTGCCCAGCGCAGCCAACAGCGAGTTCATCTACatggtggggctggaggaggtggtgCAGAGTGTTATTGACAGTCAAG GGAAAAGCTGCGCGTCCCTCCTGCGTGTGGAGCCCTTTGTCTGTGCCCAATGCCGCACTGACTTCACCCCTCACtggaagcaggagaaaaatgggAAGATCCTGTGCGAGCAGTGCATGACTTCCAATCAGAAGAAGGCGCTGAAGGCAGAGCACACCAACCGACTGAAGAACGCCTTTGTGAAAgctttgcagcaggagcag GAGATCGAGCAGAGGCtacagcagcaggcagccttGTCCCccactgcagctcctgctgtctCCAGTGTCAGCAAACAGGAGAATATCATGCGGCACCACACGCTCCGGCAG gctCCGCAGCCCCAGAGCACTTTGCAGCGTGGCATCCCCACCTCTGCCCGCTCCATGCTTTCCAACTTTGCGCAGGCACCCCAGCTGTCTGTGGCAGGCGGTCTCCTTGGCATGCCAG GAGTTAACATCGCTTACCTGAATGCTGGGATTGGAGGCCACAAAGCGTCGAGTTTGGCGGACCGGCAGCGGGAATACCTTTTGGATATGATCCCACCCCGCTCTATATCGCAGTCCATCAGCGGACA